In Pseudothermotoga hypogea DSM 11164 = NBRC 106472, the following are encoded in one genomic region:
- a CDS encoding ABC transporter permease produces the protein MSHVRSIFQTILAIVFAFLVAAIFVLLHHSSPLEVYGALYQYGLGSWFSFSNTLNAAFPLILTGLSASIAFMSGVVNLGQHGQFLWGALVCAVLGVYLRLPSWLAVPLLAILGGLAGAAWAGLAAFFKRRYRMDEFISTLMLNFLAEYMTLYLATYPFLDPKAYVPATRLIRREYFMTSVFDVNVAFFVALFMVLLCWWFAWKTWRGYEARMMGYNKLFATVGGCDVENDTTLVLLFSGFLSGLAGALLILNGTQHRFTKGIGANFGWDGVMIAIMANNGVFQTLFYALFIGFLKNGAVGMEFETSVPSEFVMFLQSIIVLTLVGTRSGLASLTDWLTAKRELGKLVK, from the coding sequence GTGAGCCATGTGAGGTCCATCTTTCAAACGATCCTCGCGATAGTATTCGCCTTCTTGGTCGCGGCGATTTTCGTCCTTCTGCACCACAGTTCTCCGCTTGAGGTCTACGGAGCACTCTACCAGTACGGTCTGGGTTCTTGGTTCTCCTTCTCCAACACGTTGAATGCGGCCTTTCCACTCATTTTGACCGGTCTCTCAGCCTCTATCGCCTTCATGTCCGGTGTCGTGAACCTTGGTCAACACGGCCAGTTTCTCTGGGGCGCTCTGGTGTGTGCGGTGCTTGGAGTGTATCTGAGGTTGCCAAGCTGGCTGGCCGTTCCCTTGTTGGCAATCCTCGGTGGACTCGCTGGCGCGGCGTGGGCCGGGCTTGCGGCGTTTTTCAAACGAAGGTACAGGATGGACGAATTCATCTCCACGCTTATGCTCAACTTCTTAGCTGAGTACATGACGCTGTATCTGGCGACTTACCCTTTCCTGGACCCGAAGGCCTACGTACCGGCAACACGTTTGATAAGGCGTGAGTACTTCATGACGAGCGTGTTCGATGTGAACGTTGCGTTCTTCGTCGCTCTCTTCATGGTTCTTTTGTGCTGGTGGTTCGCGTGGAAAACTTGGCGGGGTTATGAAGCACGCATGATGGGTTACAACAAACTCTTCGCCACCGTCGGTGGATGCGATGTGGAGAACGACACGACCTTAGTCTTACTTTTCAGCGGTTTTCTCTCGGGTCTTGCCGGTGCGCTGCTGATACTCAACGGTACTCAACACAGGTTCACCAAGGGAATAGGTGCCAACTTTGGTTGGGACGGAGTCATGATCGCGATCATGGCGAACAACGGTGTTTTTCAAACGCTCTTCTACGCTCTCTTCATAGGTTTTCTGAAGAACGGGGCGGTGGGTATGGAGTTTGAGACATCCGTGCCTTCGGAATTCGTGATGTTCTTGCAGTCGATAATAGTACTCACGCTCGTTGGAACGCGTTCTGGCCTCGCCAGCCTCACCGACTGGCTCACGGCAAAGCGAGAACTCGGCAAGCTGGTGAAGTGA
- a CDS encoding ABC transporter ATP-binding protein: MLVEMIDICKVYPPNVVALKHVDFSLERGEIHALVGENGAGKSTLMKILSGLIRPSFGEIRMNGQRVQINSPVVAARLGIGMVHQELALVGSLRVYENVVLGSEPSRFGLFQPQKSSQIVKQLAERFGLNVDVNAITQELSVAGRQKVEILKQLYRNVDILILDEPTAALTPQESEELFDEMFRLRDRGKTIVFVSHKLDEVLKISDRITVLRKGEKITTVKNDGSINAAQLAEMMVGKRIELVSIKTRRSAGDPVLVVKDLSLVDRTNGKKLLDGVNLTVHAGEVVGIAGVEGNGQNELIEVLIGLRKPSSGSINILGKDVTSLDLRRRRSFIAYVPQDRKNVGLALKATITENLIMTHHMNPPLRRKWLLDKSVAKGLASRLIKDFEIVCRSPFEKVQNLSGGNQQKVVVAREISLNRQLIVLDQPTRGLDVASTQYLRDQVLMLRESNKAVLLVSADLDELMDLSDRIYVMRSGRIVAELDPRTVDKTVVGYHMLGVSA; this comes from the coding sequence TTGCTCGTTGAGATGATCGATATATGCAAAGTCTATCCACCGAACGTGGTGGCGCTCAAGCATGTGGATTTCTCGCTCGAGCGTGGTGAGATACACGCACTCGTTGGAGAAAACGGAGCAGGAAAATCCACACTTATGAAGATCCTATCAGGCCTGATTAGACCCTCGTTCGGTGAGATACGCATGAACGGACAGAGAGTGCAGATCAACAGCCCGGTCGTGGCCGCACGGCTCGGGATAGGTATGGTCCATCAGGAGCTCGCACTGGTTGGTTCTTTGAGGGTGTACGAAAACGTGGTTCTCGGTTCGGAGCCGTCCCGTTTCGGCCTTTTCCAGCCACAGAAATCCTCACAGATAGTCAAACAGCTCGCAGAAAGGTTCGGCTTGAACGTTGACGTGAACGCCATAACCCAGGAACTCTCCGTTGCGGGACGTCAAAAAGTGGAGATACTCAAGCAACTTTACAGGAACGTGGACATCTTGATCCTGGACGAGCCCACCGCGGCCCTCACACCCCAGGAGAGCGAGGAACTCTTCGACGAGATGTTCAGGCTCAGAGACAGAGGAAAGACGATCGTTTTTGTTAGTCACAAACTGGACGAGGTTCTGAAGATCTCCGACAGGATCACCGTGCTCAGAAAAGGCGAGAAGATCACCACCGTTAAGAACGATGGAAGTATCAACGCTGCCCAACTTGCAGAGATGATGGTTGGTAAGAGAATTGAGCTCGTTTCGATCAAAACGCGCCGATCCGCAGGTGATCCCGTCTTAGTGGTGAAGGATCTGTCGTTGGTCGATAGAACCAATGGGAAGAAACTTCTTGATGGTGTGAATCTCACCGTGCATGCGGGCGAAGTTGTGGGAATCGCAGGTGTAGAGGGAAACGGTCAAAACGAACTGATCGAGGTTTTGATCGGCCTGAGAAAACCGAGCTCGGGTAGCATAAATATCTTGGGTAAAGACGTGACAAGCCTTGATTTGAGACGGAGGCGTTCCTTCATAGCCTACGTACCGCAGGATAGAAAGAACGTGGGACTCGCACTCAAAGCCACTATCACGGAAAATCTCATCATGACGCACCACATGAATCCTCCGTTGAGGAGAAAATGGTTGCTCGATAAATCTGTGGCAAAAGGTCTTGCTTCCCGACTCATAAAAGATTTCGAAATCGTTTGCAGGAGTCCTTTCGAGAAAGTGCAGAACCTATCGGGTGGTAACCAACAGAAAGTGGTCGTCGCAAGAGAGATATCTCTGAACAGACAGCTCATCGTGCTTGACCAGCCCACCAGGGGTCTCGATGTGGCCTCGACGCAGTACCTGCGAGATCAGGTGCTCATGTTGAGAGAATCCAACAAGGCCGTGTTGCTCGTGAGTGCAGATCTGGACGAGTTGATGGACCTTTCGGACAGGATCTACGTGATGCGCTCGGGTCGCATTGTGGCCGAGCTGGATCCTCGAACCGTCGACAAAACCGTCGTCGGTTATCACATGCTGGGGGTAAGCGCGTGA
- a CDS encoding BMP family ABC transporter substrate-binding protein, translating into MKKFLFLVVLLLSTLLLAKPSRVAYVINGSLGDQSFYDSGYAGIKKLEEDFKVQTRVIECNFDPSLYYPSLVTAAQWADVIFVISYGFEEELKQVAMKFPNKIWVNIDTVVQDEKGIISSVDYREEEGAFLAGVVAAMVTTMTNLPGINPEKIIGAVGGDDDIVIRSFVYGYEQGAKFIDPEVQVKVIYVGTWDDPAKGKQAALQLYAEGADVVFQIAALTGFGVLQAAKEVGKYAIGVDSNQNPLVPGHVITSDLKEVGKSIYTIFKMILDGTFERGKVYSFGVKEGMVGLAIDEYTRKILPEDVVQKIIDIQNKMASGEIKVEPYRP; encoded by the coding sequence ATGAAGAAGTTTCTTTTTCTCGTCGTGCTGTTGCTTTCGACGCTCTTGCTCGCCAAACCGAGTCGCGTGGCGTACGTGATAAACGGTTCGCTCGGAGATCAGTCTTTCTACGATTCTGGGTACGCAGGGATCAAGAAGCTTGAGGAAGACTTCAAGGTTCAGACAAGGGTCATAGAATGCAACTTCGATCCTTCACTCTACTATCCAAGTTTGGTGACAGCCGCACAGTGGGCGGACGTGATATTCGTCATATCCTATGGCTTCGAGGAAGAACTCAAGCAGGTCGCGATGAAGTTCCCGAACAAGATCTGGGTGAACATCGACACAGTTGTGCAGGACGAAAAGGGCATCATCTCCAGCGTCGACTACCGTGAAGAGGAAGGTGCCTTCCTTGCGGGTGTTGTTGCGGCCATGGTCACGACGATGACGAACTTGCCCGGCATCAACCCAGAGAAGATCATCGGTGCCGTCGGTGGAGACGACGACATAGTGATAAGATCCTTCGTCTACGGTTACGAGCAGGGCGCGAAGTTCATCGATCCAGAGGTTCAGGTGAAGGTGATCTACGTCGGTACATGGGACGATCCGGCGAAGGGCAAACAGGCTGCGCTCCAGCTTTACGCGGAAGGTGCCGATGTGGTTTTCCAGATCGCTGCGCTCACAGGTTTTGGCGTCCTTCAGGCGGCCAAGGAAGTGGGTAAGTACGCCATCGGTGTGGACAGCAACCAAAACCCGCTGGTTCCAGGACACGTGATCACGAGCGATCTCAAGGAAGTGGGCAAGTCGATCTATACCATATTCAAGATGATCCTCGATGGAACCTTCGAGCGTGGGAAGGTCTACAGCTTCGGTGTGAAGGAAGGCATGGTGGGCCTCGCGATCGACGAATACACGAGAAAGATACTGCCAGAGGATGTGGTTCAAAAGATCATCGACATACAGAACAAGATGGCAAGTGGAGAGATAAAGGTAGAACCGTACAGGCCTTGA
- a CDS encoding energy-coupling factor transporter transmembrane component T family protein: MEGFGKYTYKDSLVHAINPVLKIVYLIVALALFFTSRSTFNYITLFSTLSILMLLSRVGLRIFLFDLLKFKWFLLIIFFVQIIPFASANLTGSLVRASRSVLLVSFSILATSLIFRTTSNVMLARAFEVILRGLGMKKVARKISLMIMLALTQIPILFEQMERIRTAQTLRGQTWRTKNPVRALKSLESIVVPLLFFSLKRAESLSVSLEMRKYNISSKPTLYKPLKLSWPDSLPLLMITLLFVSKFLRW; this comes from the coding sequence TTGGAAGGCTTCGGCAAATACACCTACAAAGACTCGCTTGTCCACGCGATCAATCCCGTGCTCAAGATCGTGTATCTCATCGTGGCATTAGCGCTTTTCTTCACTTCACGTTCAACTTTTAATTATATCACACTCTTCTCAACATTGTCGATCCTGATGCTTCTATCGAGAGTTGGCCTCAGGATCTTTCTGTTCGATCTGTTGAAATTCAAATGGTTTTTGCTGATCATCTTTTTTGTACAAATTATCCCGTTTGCCAGTGCAAACCTTACGGGCTCGCTGGTTCGAGCGTCGAGATCAGTTCTTCTTGTGAGTTTCAGCATTCTGGCAACCTCACTCATCTTCAGAACCACCTCTAACGTGATGCTCGCGAGGGCTTTCGAAGTCATCCTCAGAGGCCTGGGTATGAAAAAGGTTGCGCGAAAAATCTCGCTGATGATCATGCTCGCCCTCACGCAGATACCAATCCTCTTTGAACAGATGGAAAGGATCAGGACGGCTCAGACGTTGCGTGGCCAAACTTGGCGGACGAAGAACCCCGTGCGAGCGCTGAAGTCTCTCGAGTCCATAGTTGTACCTCTGCTTTTCTTCAGTTTGAAGCGTGCAGAATCTCTGTCTGTATCTCTGGAGATGAGAAAGTACAATATTTCCAGCAAACCGACACTCTATAAACCTTTGAAACTGTCCTGGCCCGATTCTTTGCCCTTGCTGATGATCACTCTGTTGTTTGTCTCAAAGTTTCTACGATGGTAA
- the flgM gene encoding flagellar biosynthesis anti-sigma factor FlgM, whose amino-acid sequence MQEINGVGRPFQIQQPAPPEKTERKPRTEGESLNVGEKTNIVELLKEAKETPEVREKLVEQLKIAIEQGTYTIDPGRIAKHIMRQL is encoded by the coding sequence ATGCAGGAGATCAATGGCGTCGGAAGGCCGTTTCAGATTCAGCAACCAGCCCCTCCGGAGAAGACCGAGAGAAAGCCCCGCACCGAAGGCGAGTCTTTGAACGTTGGGGAGAAAACGAACATAGTCGAGCTGCTGAAAGAAGCGAAGGAAACTCCAGAAGTACGTGAAAAACTCGTAGAACAGCTCAAAATCGCGATAGAACAAGGCACCTACACGATCGATCCGGGGAGGATAGCAAAGCACATAATGAGGCAGTTGTGA
- the flgN gene encoding flagellar export chaperone FlgN yields MERLLSILEKEERVLLQIEDELARCEHFLLKKDVSLVEKGLVRLEDLLEEFSRLENSRRDFFEAMKRELGLGESASFFDFCKQDSALMERLFKLVDRLKDLSHRIERIRSLSEFHQAYFDFLKKLLNPPSLPTYDSKARLGSQEGRNFKAEG; encoded by the coding sequence ATGGAACGGTTGCTTTCGATCCTCGAAAAAGAGGAACGTGTTTTGTTGCAGATTGAGGACGAGCTCGCTCGCTGCGAGCATTTTTTGTTGAAAAAGGACGTTTCGCTCGTCGAGAAGGGACTCGTTCGACTCGAAGATCTCCTTGAGGAGTTCTCACGCCTTGAGAACAGTCGCAGGGACTTCTTCGAAGCGATGAAACGAGAACTTGGGTTGGGCGAGTCAGCGAGTTTTTTCGATTTCTGCAAACAAGATTCCGCCCTGATGGAAAGGTTGTTCAAACTGGTCGATCGCCTCAAGGACCTTTCGCACAGGATCGAAAGGATTCGTAGCCTCTCAGAATTCCATCAGGCGTATTTCGATTTTTTGAAAAAACTTTTGAACCCTCCTTCTCTTCCCACCTACGATTCCAAAGCCCGCCTCGGCTCACAGGAAGGAAGGAATTTCAAGGCCGAAGGTTGA
- the flgK gene encoding flagellar hook-associated protein FlgK yields MANLSLFGSLNTALLGVYTHKLAMNVVGHNIANANTDGYSRQRPVIEPTPPIPLTTLTQPSIPLMLGTGSQVRDIQRVRDMFLDIQFRQVSNRYNYWNSIFSNLHFFEQLLAEPGQNGIRNLYDAFSLSFEEVMSDPASVAAKRQIVSRAQELVDGIKDLYSRLEQLREDINKEISLLADKINQLVARLRQINEQVRIAIALKTTPNDMLDERDRILDELANYGNINYRETEDGQVMLMFGDQVVLSGSVQNPVRALERPYGKGFYELFVGQTKLNLSDGKLKALIDLRDSIIVKYMLYLDEFALNLTDKLNLIHRSGFDASGKTTNLNFFVLNPALETTDPAIFRIAGNRRMLSGPILFVTGMNNRTEDEIRNTVLTQDGKLVFFDNNDAEELEINAGDKVDDLLLKSWPSWLSLNVGQHQPTSSSNAYRLYFEGTKNLNDVLIIDTKSNVLKNLGFETQQKTFVTFDDLSNLAQGTYTLTFEETLPDGTKQSESLTLTIDSATTLVSIRDEINTQLSNIRAFIVDGALVLTVTSQLEFDWSRVQIKDEMGFLTQVRAQNKIFEVLKPLPTLENVFHGSTNFDPSQGYQLFINNTQIHIDPAVDTLQSLVKKINELSTGLIADLTPHNAFVLRAGRSFEFDLRSFNITGPKGLFEALGLIDTDGDPASFDADWNEEYSLISKSDDISSLRSKLSVSELFTINRRERTEPFYFVPSWDVSSVLKANAEALAVDLGKALSNDVWNALSILPIGSSNVDAVRYIRDAKYEKLLADGKESFFEYFGGVIAELGVESETAQKMRDNSEALKLEIDQERERVKGVSLDEEMANMIKYQHAFAAAARVITAVDEMIGRVIDKLGVVGR; encoded by the coding sequence ATGGCCAATTTGAGCCTCTTTGGAAGTTTGAACACCGCACTGCTTGGTGTTTACACGCACAAGCTGGCCATGAACGTTGTGGGACACAACATAGCGAATGCGAACACCGATGGCTATTCGCGTCAACGTCCAGTGATCGAGCCGACGCCCCCTATACCCCTCACGACGTTGACGCAACCGTCCATACCCCTGATGCTTGGAACCGGTTCGCAAGTGAGGGACATACAGCGTGTGAGGGACATGTTTTTAGATATCCAGTTTCGTCAGGTCTCGAACAGGTACAACTATTGGAACAGCATCTTTTCGAACCTTCACTTTTTCGAACAACTCTTGGCAGAACCTGGGCAGAACGGTATAAGAAACTTGTACGACGCGTTCTCGCTCTCCTTCGAAGAGGTGATGAGTGATCCTGCAAGCGTTGCCGCAAAGAGACAGATCGTGTCCCGTGCCCAAGAGCTCGTCGATGGAATCAAAGACCTCTACTCGAGACTCGAACAGCTCCGTGAGGACATAAACAAAGAGATCTCACTGTTGGCAGACAAAATAAACCAGCTCGTTGCAAGGCTCAGACAGATCAACGAACAGGTACGTATCGCGATCGCGCTCAAGACAACGCCGAACGATATGTTAGACGAGAGGGACAGAATCTTGGACGAGCTTGCCAACTACGGGAACATAAACTACAGAGAAACGGAAGATGGCCAAGTGATGCTCATGTTCGGTGATCAAGTCGTGCTCTCAGGCTCGGTCCAAAACCCCGTGAGGGCCCTGGAAAGGCCTTACGGTAAGGGCTTCTACGAACTGTTCGTGGGTCAGACGAAGCTTAATCTCTCTGATGGCAAGCTAAAGGCGCTCATCGATTTGAGAGATTCAATCATAGTCAAGTACATGCTCTATCTGGACGAGTTTGCGTTGAACTTGACCGATAAGCTGAACCTCATCCACCGTTCGGGATTCGATGCCTCCGGAAAAACGACGAACTTGAACTTCTTCGTTCTCAATCCGGCGTTGGAAACAACAGATCCTGCCATCTTCAGGATCGCTGGAAACAGGAGGATGCTGTCTGGACCTATTCTTTTTGTCACTGGCATGAACAACCGTACAGAAGATGAGATAAGAAACACGGTGCTCACACAGGATGGCAAGTTGGTGTTCTTCGATAACAACGATGCAGAAGAGCTCGAAATCAACGCGGGAGATAAAGTGGATGATCTGCTCTTGAAGAGTTGGCCGAGTTGGTTGAGTTTGAACGTAGGCCAACATCAACCAACGTCTTCTTCCAACGCGTACAGGTTGTACTTCGAAGGTACAAAGAACCTGAACGATGTTTTGATCATAGACACCAAATCTAACGTTCTGAAGAATCTCGGTTTCGAAACCCAACAGAAAACCTTCGTGACCTTCGACGATCTTTCGAACTTGGCTCAAGGCACATACACGTTGACCTTCGAAGAAACGCTCCCAGACGGCACGAAGCAGAGCGAGAGTTTGACGTTGACGATCGATTCCGCCACGACACTCGTATCGATCAGAGATGAGATCAACACGCAACTGAGCAACATTAGAGCCTTCATCGTTGACGGTGCTCTCGTACTGACTGTCACCAGCCAGCTGGAATTCGACTGGAGCAGGGTGCAGATCAAAGACGAGATGGGCTTTCTGACTCAGGTCAGAGCGCAGAACAAGATTTTCGAAGTGCTAAAGCCATTGCCAACGTTAGAAAACGTCTTCCACGGTTCGACGAACTTCGATCCTTCGCAAGGCTATCAGCTGTTCATCAACAACACACAGATACACATCGATCCAGCCGTGGACACGCTACAAAGCTTAGTGAAGAAGATCAACGAACTCAGTACTGGATTGATCGCAGACCTCACACCACACAACGCCTTCGTTCTTCGAGCTGGAAGGAGCTTCGAGTTCGACTTGAGAAGTTTCAACATAACTGGTCCAAAAGGTTTGTTCGAAGCTTTGGGTTTGATAGACACAGATGGCGATCCAGCGAGTTTCGACGCTGACTGGAACGAGGAATACAGTCTCATCTCTAAGAGCGACGATATCAGCAGTTTGCGCTCGAAACTCAGCGTGAGTGAACTGTTCACAATAAACAGAAGAGAGAGAACTGAACCGTTCTATTTCGTTCCCAGCTGGGACGTATCGAGTGTTTTGAAAGCGAACGCCGAAGCACTCGCGGTTGACCTTGGTAAGGCGCTGTCCAACGACGTTTGGAACGCACTGTCGATACTTCCGATCGGATCGAGCAACGTTGACGCAGTCAGGTACATTCGCGATGCGAAGTACGAGAAGCTGCTCGCAGACGGCAAGGAGAGTTTCTTCGAATACTTCGGTG